From Vitis vinifera cultivar Pinot Noir 40024 chromosome 3, ASM3070453v1, the proteins below share one genomic window:
- the LOC100264105 gene encoding protein VACUOLELESS GAMETOPHYTES has protein sequence MKYNEIPHFSHPQHKLKFEYIELPFKCDGCKEAGIGSRYKCSICDYDLHTHCALPSPSITHPFYTKCSFQFLPRPPGDAARFCNACEKDINGFLYHCNSCGFDLHPCCARLPMVLDDGEMKLYLYRKVSASCDRCGRKGRSWSYRSKCKKYNLHVACVKEMLVESWHEIYYGRGNGRKLETRIPSIKSTLQAHHHKSKGKAKKCCEMAGLAMQFVVSAVLGDPTTLIAGVVGSLMSRS, from the coding sequence ATGAAATACAATGAGATACCTCACTTCAGCCACCCCCAACACAAGCTCAAGTTTGAGTATATTGAGCTTCCATTCAAGTGTGATGGCTGCAAGGAAGCTGGGATAGGATCGCGCTACAAGTGCAGCATATGTGACTATGATCTTCACACACATTGTGCCCTTCCTTCACCCTCCATCACCCACCCTTTCTATACCAAGTGTTCCTTCCAGTTCCTCCCCAGGCCGCCTGGCGATGCTGCCCGCTTCTGCAACGCCTGCGAGAAGGACATCAACGGCTTCTTATACCACTGCAACTCCTGCGGGTTCGACCTCCACCCCTGCTGTGCGAGGCTCCCCATGGTGCTTGACGATGGGGAGATGAAGCTGTATCTGTATAGGAAGGTGAGCGCCTCGTGTGATCGGTGCGGGAGGAAGGGAAGGAGCTGGAGCTATAGATCAAAGTGCAAGAAGTATAATCTGCACGTGGCGTGTGTGAAGGAAATGCTGGTGGAGAGCTGGCATGAGATATATTATGGGCGGGGAAATGGTAGGAAGTTGGAGACGAGAATTCCAAGCATCAAAAGCACACTCCAGGCACATCATCATAAGAGTAAAGGCAAAGCGAAGAAATGCTGTGAGATGGCTGGCTTGGCTATGCAGTTTGTTGTCTCCGCAGTTCTAGGTGATCCGACAACTTTGATTGCTGGGGTCGTTGGGTCCTTGATGTCTAGGTCTTGA